The window TTAGAGAAAAGAATTCTATGTTTATTCGAATACTCGGTGATttggtatcatcatcatcatcatgatatgccactctctctttctcatttttctttttctctctctctctctctgaaTCTCAATATGTATTTGATACATGCATGCAATTGTTatggaaaattattgatttagccagaaaaaaaagaagaaaaattaactttaaaacaatcaaattgatcaattattattaccaatggtgattatcattacgaaaacagcaacaacaacaagttgaTTTGAGTTGattagaatcatcatcatcatcatcatcatcattgttatcgtTATGGTGGATTGATATTGTTCATTGCGAACCATTGGTTATCAGCATTgtgttcaatcatcattttaagttaatttatttattaccagattttattgttgagttttttttctgttaaaTTATAATATATCTATCgacaaattcaatcaatgggACAAACATTGCGAAGCATTTCGAATAGTTTTAATAATCatacatcaacaaaaaatgaaaatcatcatgaattagATAgtaagaatttatttttttctgttacatttgaatgttttttaaaaatttcaatttttctcctttttttaGAACTTCCTGATTTAGCATCATGGCCACCAGAATTAAGTTTaaatgtattgaaaaatttaaatgcaACTGAACTTTGTTTAGCTGCTTGTGTTTGGAATGAATTAGGACGTGATGATCTACTATGGCAATCATTATGTCATTCTGAATGGCCATAtacatcaatatattttcgTAAGGAAAAACCATTAAATTTTTCCTATCACAAATTATATCTAACATTGGATGAAGCTACCGTTACGTTCAATGCTGATTGTCATCTggtaaaccaaaaaaaaaacattgatttttccattttttgattggtttttttttcattttcatcgtaAAATATAGGggatgaattattttttcaaaaataaccTTATCGAAGATGATCCCGGTGAAATTgctaaattattttttcgtgCAAAACCATTAGATCGTACACAGATTCGTCGTTATATACAATCAGATCTCGATGTTCTTGatcatttaatcaatttatttgatttttccaatcaaacCCTTTCGGATGCATTACGGCATTATTTTTCTGTATTAGAAGTACCAAGTCgttatgatcattatttacaTAAAATTGTCGAGAAATTTGCTTTCCGATATGTTCAATGTAATCAACCAATCACATCGAATCGACCAATAATTCATACATCGGAAACGATTTATgttctttgtttttcattgattatgcTTTCAGCTGATCTATATAATCCACAGATTAAGAACAAAATGTCTAAACGTGAATTTATACGTAATGTTCGTCGTGCATTACGTGTacaagatgatgaattctATGGCCatctttatgatgatgtttatctTCGTGGTCATATAGCTCATGGTGgtcatgatcataatcatatggtacaaaaatcatcatcattatcattgggtcattcatttgaaaacatCCACCcatatcaccatcaccaccaccaccatcatcatcatcagcagcagcagcaacaacatcaacaacctcgttttcatatgattcattgattagtGATATAAATCCAatccaattattattgaactaaaaaaaatctagtcacacacatacacacacacacacagacaaacacaTAACCCATGCATTACGCAATattaatgtatttttttaatgaaaaaaaaaacatattcaTTCTCATGATTTAGTTTTTtctaatcaattgatgataataataataaaaaattttgttatcGGATCACACAGATtttactcttttttttttgtttctctttttcGACATTTAACCGAACAGGTTCCTATTACAaacacatcattatcacaattataaaattgaaattacgTAAAGGTCAAGCACACATATGTTTGTGTCctgtttatttatatttttttgtgtgtgtgtgtgtgtttagcAAAAGAGCATCTAgtatttcaaatcaaatgaaatcatttattatctaaataaaataaattagaTTCATCCTGTCGATTGttgttcgaattttttttttcattctgaaatttcaatttcccCTTTTATATAACCTTCAATATattatcatacacacacacactgtgagttccacgaaaaaaaaatcaaaacaaacaaacaagcaaaaaaaacgtgaaTGAATACACGTTATAACGttaattcattcacacaaaTTACGAATATAATATCAATGCGCATgctgaagatttttttttctctaataaaaattttttcttgcttaTTTGGCTAAATTGTTTgcaaaataatcaaacacaaataaacacaaacacaaaaaaatgaaactatTTGGCTATCAACCACCGAAACGTGTATGGTGTTGGTAgctataatttttttgttgttgttgttgttgtgatgataatgataatgaaaacgTGCCATGTTGTCACAAATtttgaatgtgaataaacaaaacagaaaaaaaaacatctgtCGTCCATGTattggcggtggtggtggacagccattgttttttggtttttgtgaacgacaacaatgagaaaaaaaaatcatcatcatcatcatcatattcatcaaataaattcactgattcgattgaatgaatgaatgaatccaatTTGATTAAATCTCGATATAATAATCGAGTATTTGCTAATgtttgccaattttttttctattgctATATACCAATTGTGTAatcttatcatttttttttctttcattttggttggttggcgatttttttttagagtCCTGTTGTTGCCAACATTTCTTAATATTTACAtttgtgatggtgatgtgtgtgtttgtgtgtgtgttgactGAAAAACAACggcaataaaatcaatatatataatttttcaataatcggttgttgttttgcgtttgtgtgtgtgtgtgtatgtgtgtaaaaAGGAAACgaatgtttgattttaatcactaaatatttgaaaaattctctGATTTTGTTATTACATCGaaaaagacaacaacaacgacaacaacaacaacatcgactaCGAATGTAACAATGTCACATTGGGAACGacaattcttcatcataacACGGACGATTggattaattttgatttattattcattttcaattggaaTCACATTCTATCAGAAATGGTTTATCAAAGTaagttgattattattaatttgtaTATGGATTGTAAATGCAATTCTTCTTACAGCGTTTCCATTAtccattgattattgttgtttgtcatttgatcatcaaattcttgtTGGCATCATTATTTCGTTTGATATATCGACAAACAACTGGCATAACAAGAATTACTTTACATTGGAAAGATAATGTTCGTCGAATATCATTACCAGGCATTGCTTCAGCATTGGATATTGGATTTTCCAATTGGAGTTTTGAATTCATAACGATCTCATTGTATACAATGACTAAGTCAACATGTATCATATTTATACTTGCAtttgcattattattagacctcgaaaaaaaggtaaattatcaattaattaattgtttgatcattgaaatttattatttcatttcctttttttcctacCAGCGATTATCGTTAATCGTCATCGTATCCTTGATATCAATTGGTCTCTTTATGTTTACCTATAAGTCAacacaatttcaattgaatggatttttACTTGTACTTAGTGCATCGATGCTTAGCGGCCTTCGATGGACATTATCACAGAAATTGATGCAACGTAAAGAAAGTTGTATGTGttagttgattttttttcgatgttttttttttaaaaaatttaaatttaaattcaatttatttatatttatttattatagcATTAAGCCATCCAATCGATATGATGTATCATATACAACCATGGATGATTATTGGTCTATTACCATTGGCATTAATTTTCGAATTATTACCAGCCATACATtatattaatcatcatcatcctgttacattgaataaaaatgattttcccACATTGGAAATGATACCAGATTTTTGGCATCTAATAATGATTGGTTCATTTCTAGCATTTTTAATGGAATTTTCTGAATATCTATTGTTAACATATACATCTAGTTTAACATTATCAATGGCCGGTATATTCAAGGAAATTTTTACATTATATTTAGCCGTAAATTTTAATGGTGATCAAATGAGTTTAACCAACTTTATAGGATTAATCATTTGTTTAATGggcattattattcatgttATGCTTAAAGTGATGGATTCATATTCAggtaattcattcataattaattaattcttCTATATAGAAATtaagaaattttcatcatttatagcTATAGATTCATCGTTAAAAAATacattattcatcaacaaagatgataaatcaattgaatcaaaacgaTTGCTTGGTGGtagtaatggtggtggtggtgatgataataatagtgatattattcattttgatattgTTCCAAAAATTGCCTGTGGTGGTAACAAGaagaacaataataataataatgattccaGTGACAATCTAATTTTTGGGGCCAAATCCAtctgagagagagaaagagaaaaaaaacatcaacagaTTGAAATCCACGTTTCATATTTAATCAAATGTCTTGAATATACGAAAGTATTATATtgatatggatttttttatttaccaatttttttttatacacagagattttctttgtttttttttctttatttaaaaataaatgaaattttattcattctttattatccatgctgtttttttctcaattgtAAATCAGACACGCGATAATTAAGACGttggaatttgttgttgttgttgttgttaaattgaataatccACCGAGATTACATCATTTGTTACCATTTTAAGATGTATCTATAagatacatcatcatcatcatcatcatcatcagggcCATCCATGTATGTTTCCGTAAATGGACATTTTATACACTACAAATTTGTGTGAATGAATAGTTTTTTTGTCTATAAAAAAATCCATGCCaaggatttttgttttctttttagcCATAATGCTCtccaatataatcatcatcatcatcatcataatggagGCGATTAACCAggtcatcgtttttttcttcattgtttgtttctaaattgaaatgaaatcaatcaatatatatataaatgctAGTTTTGCTTATTCATTACCAATCATCTGTTTGTgcgtttgatttgtttgtttcggtATTTCTGAATTgaacatgaacaaaaaaaaaaaaaaaaataataatgtccaATACATACCAACATACGGACATACAATCAATTGTAtacaaagaaaagaattaCAAAACAGTCAGTTGGTCATTGAGTAAAtcatacaaataaaaatccatttattgataaatacaaccaaccaaccaactaacaacaacaacaacaacaacaattgaacattagaaacaaacaaacaaaacagataGAGCATCATaaacccgaaaaaaaatcaatgaatgatgtaaAGTATATACTACTTggtgaccaccaccacgacGACACAATACAATTCAATGTTGTTCACAAcaggattttttcttttcttttcttcttttccacattgttattttgttgtttattattagcatcatcaaatgtcaaATCAGATGTCTATTCGAACGTTTATTCGAATCTTCTTCTAATCGAATATCTGTcgttttttcgttgttgcaaattttgtttttttttgtatcgaccaaaatatttgtttatcaccatttttcaatcatttcctGTATGAAATTTATATGTCTACCttgttttaattgattttaatcaaatcagacatatatcatcatcatcagatgatgatgatttttaaattactatcatcatcataatcatcatcatcattgcgaTTAGAAagtttttacttttttttttttgaaaaaaaaccgaagaTTTGAAAGTttcaaacagacaaacaaacaaacaaaaaagttattttcgttcgatttttttttctttcttcaaatgacacactaataataatcatcatcatgataaatcgattgagagagagagaaagttagtgagaaacagaaaaaaagatgatgatgatgatatggtcaccatatatatatattatcattatcatcatcgacacaACATTACAACCATCAAAATGGATCATTTCGGTTTCATCatataacaattttttcatcatcatcatcatcgtcgtcgtcgttatcGTTTTTTCCTCTAGTCTTCAGTTTTTATccatggagaaaaaaattttttttctttacattttttttcctcctcttttttttcaaacaaatgaatcgatagataaattttttttttcgaatgacagaccaaatgatgatgatgatggaaaaaatgtatatttgtggatcaaaatgatttaaaaacgaaaacaatggtcttgaaaatctttttttttttgttttgtttcgtttgttgatatttttagttcatcatcatcataatcatcatcacagatATTGTTTCCGTGTcaattttagaattttttttttttttttaaaaaaaaaaaattcgaatcacgCTTAAATCAAAGTGTGTACTTGACTTtagtcacacacacacacagaaaatgATCAcagaaattcaattaaaatgataataacggCAGTTGTAGAATGAAATCTCATCGTctatttctttgtttttctctctctaaattgaaaatcaaattattgttttcacggtgtgtgtgtgtgtgtacacaTGACTACCGCCCTCAACCCTTCAGACAATAtgcctttttttcattttatctatttttttcattttgttttgtcagaTTTCAACCATCaaaaaagcagaaaaaaaactcgaagaaattgaaaaacaacaataaaaaaaaattaaactatagattgattgaattgaactaGAAAGAAactctttttcattttatgaaaacaaaaaatttgacaattgaattaaaacaaaatggaaaagaaaatcaaaagaaatcatcattttgtacCATCCGATCATCGATCATTCaatgtgaacaacaacaacaacaaaaacaccaACCACCAAAAGACACCAATTGATAAATAACCGAATTGGCAATTATCtggttataataatattgtaaAATTCAAGGCTATATCTATTAAGgtttgatttatatattaatttGTTCGCTTACCATCACTtgtctatttatttatatttaattaACGATACTAATTCGTGCCATGGCccacatatttttttttattaataagaacgaaaaattgatcatcatcatcattatcatcatcactagaCTATCATACACATCGGTTTATTAATTATCGACAATGTGATCTGAATGAATCTTcaaaattttggtttttgtttttgcctgcagaaaaaaaggtttcgttgttgttttttttttgttgaacaaaCAACCATTAAGATTTgggtgaaaagaaaatcgacagaaaaaattttgctccatgtgtttgtgtgatcaatcattattctcgagagagagagagagagagagagaaagacaTTGAGAATTCGAAATGACAAACATTTTCAAGTGCAAAtatccgaaaaaaatgattcatatatatatgaaaccAGGGacatgaagattttttttctgttctgtttcactttcaattcatatttttttcgtcataAACAACCATaattagatcatcatcatcatccgggcaaacgaaaaaatccataggcgtatgctttttttttggtgaaaaaaaacgacacacacacacacatccacCATcgtaaaataaataaaaatatcctACACCCTATTCCCTATCGTATCAATAGATGATATTTGGATTCTTGATATTCTACAGTGTAGAATATACACATATATCACAAGAAtacgtaataataatggaattaTAGAGGatcaacgaaaatgaaaaatgaatttgaccaaagctatatatatatgtttgcCCCTggcatttgatgattgagttttttttttacctacGTCCAGGTACAAAACCATAACGATGATAAGAAagtagaaagaaaaaaaaatgtttgtctCAATGTCTCAAAGATTAAGGtgtcatatatatatatatatattcattctataaggcgatcaatcaatcagtcagtcagtcaatGTTGTGTATTTGAGTATGTGACAATTTTATAAATaccgacgacgatgatgatgatgatgatgatgatgatgatgagtgcattttatataaaatccggtgattaaaatgaaaaaaaaattccattcattcatttttgttcaaatcaatttgcaGGTATGATCGagcaattttgtttttttttactatacTAAACAAAGTCAAACCGGTGTCGTTATGGGTTAAATTTGGGGAAATTTATATAGTGtgtcaagtgtgtgtgtgtgtgtgtgtgtgtgtaaccaattttttttttttgtttctcgatcatcatcaaaagaattATAATCCCCCGATATTTTTAGTTTACAcccgcatacacacacacacacacacacacagagagagagagatcatgaaattttttttttaacccATTCCTGCATCACTGGTTGGTTGCTtggtgcaaaaaaaacgggacatttaaaaaatttcttatGATTAACCAATAATAAGACATgcaatggaatggaatggtATCACGAGTTGTTGtggccaaattttttttctatttgatcCACATTTTAGATATTTCTTTATCAGAttttgttgacatttttttttcttcttttctcgttttttatCCATAAGATAAGATTATTAGATGTtaccatcgtcatcatcatcatcagtatgtGAACGGGGtaacacagacacagacacacacacacacacacacttgtaaATCACTGCCATTAtaaatctgatttttttttattttattaagtgaaaaaaaatccaaaatgacatctatacacacacacacacacacaaatgacaaattgatgatttattcatggactaaataaattctaaaaatcaattggtcaatagcatcattattcaatgtcatgtttttttttttttgatctttctctttttctctcttttttcacATTATTGTCCCAAATAAATATACACATTCCATTcatacaattcattcaacaccaatacatcacacacacacacacacacacacacacacacacacacacatctatTATATTacatcaaataatcatcatcatcatcatcattcagaaaaagtattgaaaacaatgatgatgatgatgatgagagacACAACATATACACAGTCATCAATTGGCGCCTAActtgtttttatatattattaaataaaaaaaaaaaatcatacacacacacacacgcacttTATCAAACATTAGAtaatactactactactactaccactacTGCTACTACTGCTACTATGACAATATTACGTGGATGTGTATCATCACAAATATATAACTTCTACTTCAAtgtatactttttttttttttttgacttctCTTTTTattaagaaaatttttttttttttttttttttttgatcttttcatttattcaattctcaCTTTACACATATATATTGCACAtgtatattaaaaaaaaaaatagttttcctgtcaaccaaaaaaacttATACATCCATCTTTATCTggatatcatttttttttatcgggaaataataatttcatctaTATAGATGAGTTTCTGTGTTTGTGCAACCTGTGCTActatgacaattttttctggctgtttttcaaaaacaccaccaccaccaccacaacaacaaccgattatgatgatgatgatgaacaaaacagCAAGCAAAACAGCTTCTTCCATTGTATATGAAACTCTTTGGACCACTatcactcatcatcatttcatttcatttcatatatgttgttgtttacaaagtgtattttttttcgattggtttcttttttccaattttttttttttcgttgatcgggtcctggttttttttccctttcatttttcgatttattattcgtttgaattttgtgatttttttttcttggataTAGATATTCTTCTacgatttttctttttaatcatcaaacattatataatatataatatatctATGTTCATCCCctcccttttttttcaaagtgtGCGTGTTTACaattatttctttctttcttttttttttgatgttggtgtttgtgtgtgtaggaGTACgaagtgaaaataaaatgaaattcctGAAATTTAAGctattgtgatttttttttctaaaattgaaaatttccaaatgaattatttgtccatataaacaaacagacagacagacgaatgaaagaaaattgaaaaaacgcaaatataacaacaacaacaaacagcaaaaccaaaatttattcatagtGCTGATCTAttatataaaattgaaatctttacctcgatattttttttcaacaaaagaaaaaaaaaattttattgtctTTCACGATTtataacaaaatgataatttcttataatcaaaattgaaaaaagaaaaacaaccaacatcaaaaaatatacgccatcaataaatttttttttttttttttacaaaacaaCCTGCCGATCTTGAAAGtcacacacaacacaacagGTGTACAGtacaacatttttatttttatcatttaatttgcggtgtatgtatgtgtataattatcattttggccatcatcatcatcatcagcagcagcagcagcagtagtagatcaatcatcaagtgatttatcatctttaagaaataattttttcatttgacttgacaaaaaattcttttttttgtccatctAGAAAAATTTACCAATTATCTCATCTCATTCTGAATCGATCgccaatgataatcaatttgaaaaaaattttttggctATTTCAACCAAACGATTAACGCCAGttaactgtttttttttcttgtatctCGAAAacatcgattcaattttccTTCAAcaactgatcatcatcatcatcatcatcagaactAGTTTTATCCTGTCGTtcggtgttgttgttgttgttgttgttttgtgaaTTATAAATGTTCAATGATACCGAtacgaaaaaatcaatcaatcaatccaacTTAACTCtcgaatgattcaaaaatttctgtgtgtatgttaaaaacagaaagaaaattttttttctggattttcatttttcaaaattaaatcttccttcaaatttttccattgctGTTATCCTTAAGATTTGTCTGTGACTATTTTTACGTGTGCTGCTTTGCATgggatttaatttttttttcttttcctcatcataataatcagataacaagtgtttgtgtttaaaaagaaaatcttcatcgacaacaacaacaacaacaacaacaacaaaaatgtcgCATCATAGCGACGAAGCAATACCATCGGCAACGTCCGATAGTTTTTGGGAACCAggaaattataaaaaaactACAAAACGTACTGAAGATGGTCATAAACTATGTAATGATTTAATGACATTGGTAAAAGAACGTTCTGAAATTGAATATGcatatggaaaaaatcttCGACAATGGGCAAAAAAATGGGAAGAAATTATTGTTAAAGGACCTGAATATGGTACAACCGAATCAGCATGGAAAGGTGTACTTGGTGAAGCTGAAAAACGTTATGATTTAcatatgaaaattaaaaatgatctAGAAAAAGATGCCATAGCCAAAATAAGAAATTGGCAAAAAgataattatcataaaaatgtaatgcatataaaagaaaaaaaagaatttgatgagGCGTTTAAAAAAGTAAGTTGTTACATTTTTGTGGATtatatttaattaatttaattgataattattacaTATAGGCACAAAAACCATGGGCCAAATTATTGAGCAAAGTCAACAAATGTAAACAAGATTATTTTAATGCTTGTAAAAATGAACGTTCAATAACTAATCAAGAAAGAAATGCATCTGGTGATACATCATTATCTCCAGATCAGGTATTTATATTGAATCCTGGTTGCAATAATTGACATTGtgtcattgattgattgataattttcatttttgttttatactTGTTTGTATTAggtaaaaaaattacaagaTCGTGCACAAAAAGCAAAAGATGAGGTACAAAAAACGCgtgaaaaatatgaacaatCATTGAAAGAGATAAGTAACACTAATTCCAGATATATTGAAGATATGGAAGCCGTTTTTGATCGTTGCCAAGAATTTGAAGATAaaagattgaaatttttcaaagaaattcTATTCACCATTCATAATTGCCTTAATCTACCAAATATGCCTGAATTAGCGACCATCTATGAAGAGTTTAGGCATACGATACAGAATGCCGATGCATCAAAAGATTTGAAATATTGGTCAAACACTTATGGTGTTGGTATGGCCATGAATTGGCCTCAATTTGAGGTGagtaaattgttttttttttattttttttcagctaaaatcaattttcacaCATGTGTGAATGTCTGAATGTGCTTGTCGTTTTtctaatattttttgtttttttttgcatgtatatattttatatttcaaattgaatgttcGTTTTCGTTatcttttatcatcatcttttttttgtttatcgtatctgtgtgtgtgtgtgtgtcgcaTTCGTAATTCTGATATTTATGATATTACCTcgttcgttgatgatgatcatgtggttatttattttgtctaTTGACATTCACCGATGCAATATCTACaccaaatcaaaaacaattgaatgtttGGTTACcattacgttttttttctattgttttttatttcaatttcctgattcaaaacaacaacaacatcaacaaaaaaattattcattcattccaggAATATTGTGAAGAATTTCgtgaaataatcaaaaagaaaacgacGACCGCAACAACGATATCGGAGAATGGAATCACATTGGTTAATCAACATAAATTGACCGAAGAATTACCTGTAATGTgaccaattttattttgttgttaccTATTTGTGTCAATATGTTCGGGTCTGCTTTATTTccgttttgtttcttttatttttttctctctttctataGCCTTCtatattcatttgtatttcaTTAACATCTTTTTCcaattgtttttaatttctattttattttattttatttcacttGACTAACTTTtcggtgtttttttttttggtgactGTCTTatataatcgatttttttccttcattaatttcttttttcatctgatttcttcatcaaa of the Dermatophagoides farinae isolate YC_2012a chromosome 1, ASM2471394v1, whole genome shotgun sequence genome contains:
- the LOC124491682 gene encoding F-box only protein 8-like — its product is MGQTLRSISNSFNNHTSTKNENHHELDKLPDLASWPPELSLNVLKNLNATELCLAACVWNELGRDDLLWQSLCHSEWPYTSIYFRKEKPLNFSYHKLYLTLDEATVTFNADCHLGMNYFFKNNLIEDDPGEIAKLFFRAKPLDRTQIRRYIQSDLDVLDHLINLFDFSNQTLSDALRHYFSVLEVPSRYDHYLHKIVEKFAFRYVQCNQPITSNRPIIHTSETIYVLCFSLIMLSADLYNPQIKNKMSKREFIRNVRRALRVQDDEFYGHLYDDVYLRGHIAHGGHDHNHMVQKSSSLSLGHSFENIHPYHHHHHHHHHHQQQQQQHQQPRFHMIH
- the LOC124493021 gene encoding solute carrier family 35 member C2 isoform X2 — its product is MSHWERQFFIITRTIGLILIYYSFSIGITFYQKWFIKRFHYPLIIVVCHLIIKFLLASLFRLIYRQTTGITRITLHWKDNVRRISLPGIASALDIGFSNWSFEFITISLYTMTKSTCIIFILAFALLLDLEKKRLSLIVIVSLISIGLFMFTYKSTQFQLNGFLLVLSASMLSGLRWTLSQKLMQRKESSLSHPIDMMYHIQPWMIIGLLPLALIFELLPAIHYINHHHPVTLNKNDFPTLEMIPDFWHLIMIGSFLAFLMEFSEYLLLTYTSSLTLSMAGIFKEIFTLYLAVNFNGDQMSLTNFIGLIICLMGIIIHVMLKVMDSYSAIDSSLKNTLFINKDDKSIESKRLLGGSNGGGGDDNNSDIIHFDIVPKIACGGNKKNNNNNNDSSDNLIFGAKSI
- the LOC124493021 gene encoding solute carrier family 35 member C2 isoform X1 codes for the protein MSHWERQFFIITRTIGLILIYYSFSIGITFYQKWFIKRFHYPLIIVVCHLIIKFLLASLFRLIYRQTTGITRITLHWKDNVRRISLPGIASALDIGFSNWSFEFITISLYTMTKSTCIIFILAFALLLDLEKKRLSLIVIVSLISIGLFMFTYKSTQFQLNGFLLVLSASMLSGLRWTLSQKLMQRKESCMSLSHPIDMMYHIQPWMIIGLLPLALIFELLPAIHYINHHHPVTLNKNDFPTLEMIPDFWHLIMIGSFLAFLMEFSEYLLLTYTSSLTLSMAGIFKEIFTLYLAVNFNGDQMSLTNFIGLIICLMGIIIHVMLKVMDSYSAIDSSLKNTLFINKDDKSIESKRLLGGSNGGGGDDNNSDIIHFDIVPKIACGGNKKNNNNNNDSSDNLIFGAKSI
- the Synd gene encoding protein kinase C and casein kinase substrate in neurons protein Synd — translated: MSHHSDEAIPSATSDSFWEPGNYKKTTKRTEDGHKLCNDLMTLVKERSEIEYAYGKNLRQWAKKWEEIIVKGPEYGTTESAWKGVLGEAEKRYDLHMKIKNDLEKDAIAKIRNWQKDNYHKNVMHIKEKKEFDEAFKKAQKPWAKLLSKVNKCKQDYFNACKNERSITNQERNASGDTSLSPDQVKKLQDRAQKAKDEVQKTREKYEQSLKEISNTNSRYIEDMEAVFDRCQEFEDKRLKFFKEILFTIHNCLNLPNMPELATIYEEFRHTIQNADASKDLKYWSNTYGVGMAMNWPQFEEYCEEFREIIKKKTTTATTISENGITLVNQHKLTEELPEYNHELASISKKDKKNINNGYNNGDNVVLSNYQTEYYSDNNKIDQSCNNNGNLNNNNNNTTAKRINTTNGKNDPENPFEDDHEDWEDYSTEALVDNGEPGVLVKALYDYEGAESDELSFKQGDIFEKLEDEDDQGWCKGRKDGRVGLYPANYIEVLSTNAS